Proteins from a single region of Nitratidesulfovibrio sp.:
- the hutX gene encoding heme utilization cystosolic carrier protein HutX: MFDHLVTPELRDAVQTAVQDSPDIMLHTLAQRCGAPEGAVACALPADMRRFAPAASFDAVWDDMTGWEKVTLIAMTPGAVMEVKGRLPKGRRGHGMFNLHDADNPLGGHVFIERLGTVCFLSKPFFGLESHSVQFYDTDGAAMFSVYAGREGRALIPAVREAFLALRDRVCAGPALTADSMDAGKNAGEVAA; this comes from the coding sequence ATGTTCGACCATCTCGTGACGCCGGAACTGCGCGACGCCGTGCAGACCGCCGTGCAGGACAGCCCGGACATCATGCTGCACACCCTGGCCCAGCGCTGCGGCGCACCCGAAGGCGCCGTGGCCTGCGCCCTGCCCGCCGACATGCGCCGCTTTGCCCCGGCAGCGTCCTTTGACGCGGTGTGGGACGACATGACCGGCTGGGAGAAGGTGACCCTCATCGCCATGACGCCGGGCGCGGTGATGGAGGTGAAAGGCAGGCTGCCCAAGGGCCGCCGGGGCCATGGCATGTTCAACCTGCACGACGCGGACAATCCCCTGGGCGGGCACGTGTTCATCGAGCGGCTGGGCACGGTGTGCTTTCTGTCCAAACCGTTCTTCGGGCTGGAGAGCCACTCCGTGCAGTTCTACGACACCGACGGCGCGGCCATGTTCTCGGTGTACGCGGGCCGCGAGGGCCGCGCACTGATCCCCGCCGTGCGCGAGGCGTTCCTGGCCCTGCGCGACCGGGTCTGCGCCGGTCCGGCCCTGACTGCCGACAGCATGGATGCGGGCAAGAACGCGGGCGAGGTGGCGGCATGA
- a CDS encoding ATP-binding cassette domain-containing protein produces the protein MLCLTDATYTYPHATEPAVRDLSLRVRPGEAVLCTGPSGCGKSTLVRLANGLCPHYYRGRLEGDVTVGGQRTAETPLHELARMVGTLFQDPENQFFALTVGDEIAFAHEWRGSEPAHTLAAVDEAARRFGIAHLLDQPIHDLSEGQKQKVALASILSLGPRAVVLDEPTANLDPEATLALADEIRALKAAGMAVLIVDHRLYWLEGVVDRVVVMAEGRIVEEGEFSLLHDDGLRTARGLRAARVADPRTALPEASGRGDALCVADLRYAHKHGPELFHGASFLLPRGVIGVLGDNGTGKTTLARLLTGLHRMHSGRLHLHGVPVRPDRMLRHGSIVLQNTDHQLHMKSVREEIAASIIAGGAGGAGGAGTARNANGSASPPAQSDLPRLPDLLDLFNLAHLADRHPQSLSGGEKQRLVIACGMAKQPEVLILDEPTSGLDGHNMRLVADAVRAAAARGAVVLLISHDLELLSITCDAALRLPLRGPRIPKENPQCSTIS, from the coding sequence ATGCTGTGCCTGACCGACGCCACCTATACCTATCCCCACGCCACGGAACCTGCCGTACGCGACCTTTCCCTGCGGGTGCGCCCCGGCGAGGCGGTGCTGTGCACCGGCCCCAGCGGGTGCGGCAAATCCACCCTGGTGCGCCTGGCCAACGGCCTGTGCCCCCACTACTACCGTGGACGGCTGGAGGGCGACGTCACCGTGGGCGGCCAGCGCACGGCGGAAACGCCCCTGCACGAACTGGCCCGCATGGTGGGCACCCTGTTCCAGGACCCGGAAAACCAGTTCTTCGCCCTGACCGTGGGCGACGAGATCGCCTTTGCCCACGAATGGCGCGGCAGCGAACCGGCCCATACCCTGGCCGCCGTGGACGAGGCCGCCCGCCGCTTCGGTATCGCCCATCTGCTCGACCAACCCATCCACGACCTGTCCGAAGGGCAGAAGCAGAAGGTGGCGCTGGCCTCCATCCTGTCGCTGGGGCCGCGCGCCGTGGTGCTGGACGAACCCACCGCCAACCTGGACCCGGAAGCCACCCTGGCCCTGGCCGACGAGATTCGCGCGCTGAAGGCTGCGGGCATGGCCGTGCTGATCGTCGATCACCGCCTGTACTGGCTGGAAGGCGTGGTGGACCGGGTGGTGGTGATGGCCGAAGGCCGCATCGTGGAGGAAGGGGAGTTTTCCCTCCTGCACGACGACGGGCTGCGCACCGCGCGCGGCCTGCGCGCCGCCCGCGTGGCCGACCCGCGCACCGCCCTGCCCGAGGCCAGCGGCCGGGGCGACGCCCTGTGCGTGGCCGACCTGCGCTATGCCCACAAACATGGACCGGAACTGTTCCACGGGGCCTCGTTCCTGCTGCCGCGCGGGGTCATCGGGGTGCTGGGTGACAACGGCACGGGCAAGACCACCCTGGCCCGGCTGCTCACCGGGCTGCACCGCATGCACTCCGGCAGGCTGCACCTGCACGGCGTGCCGGTCCGGCCGGACCGCATGCTGCGCCACGGCAGCATCGTGCTGCAGAACACCGACCACCAACTACACATGAAGAGCGTGCGCGAGGAAATCGCCGCGTCCATCATTGCAGGTGGGGCGGGAGGGGCGGGAGGGGCAGGCACGGCGCGGAACGCCAACGGCTCCGCATCCCCCCCTGCCCAAAGTGACCTGCCGCGCCTGCCCGATTTGCTGGACCTGTTCAACCTAGCCCACCTGGCCGACCGCCATCCCCAATCCCTGTCGGGCGGGGAAAAGCAGCGGCTGGTCATCGCCTGCGGCATGGCCAAGCAGCCCGAGGTGCTCATCCTCGACGAACCCACCAGCGGCCTCGACGGCCACAACATGCGGCTGGTGGCCGACGCCGTGCGCGCCGCCGCTGCGCGGGGCGCGGTGGTGCTGCTGATCAGCCACGACCTGGAACTGCTTTCCATCACCTGCGACGCCGCGCTGCGCCTGCCGTTGCGCGGCCCGCGCATCCCCAAGGAGAATCCCCAATGTTCGACCATCTCGTGA
- a CDS encoding energy-coupling factor transporter transmembrane component T → MRASSMNDRWTVGGGASAPGGGLMHRLDARTKMAISLLGSVAVMVLADPVALGLLLAASVAYALTLGRWRMLLACHAGIAAMLCVAFGLMHLMHLAVPRMSPLEPVRLLVPFLRLAIMVNVVLALALSTRVQAMLSTLKSLHLPFCVYIPTAVMVRFVPSFVADVRQVSETLKTRGYQVNPLFLLRHPLLSMRLLFVPLVFRALRAADELGIAAELKGLGYADRLRPCRTVHLARRDWAAMVAALVLVAAGVGLQLRAGWGGGGMF, encoded by the coding sequence ATGCGGGCATCGTCCATGAATGATCGCTGGACCGTCGGCGGGGGGGCGTCCGCGCCCGGTGGTGGCCTGATGCACCGGCTGGATGCGCGGACCAAGATGGCCATTTCGCTGCTGGGGTCCGTGGCGGTAATGGTGCTGGCCGACCCCGTGGCGCTGGGCCTGCTGCTGGCCGCGTCCGTGGCCTATGCCCTGACCCTGGGCCGCTGGCGCATGCTGCTGGCCTGTCACGCGGGCATCGCGGCCATGCTGTGCGTGGCCTTTGGCCTGATGCACCTCATGCACCTGGCCGTGCCGCGCATGTCCCCGCTGGAGCCGGTGCGCCTGCTGGTGCCGTTCCTGCGGCTGGCCATCATGGTCAACGTGGTGCTGGCGCTGGCCCTGTCCACGCGGGTGCAGGCCATGCTGTCCACCCTGAAGTCGTTGCACCTGCCGTTCTGCGTGTACATTCCCACGGCGGTGATGGTGCGTTTCGTGCCGTCGTTCGTGGCCGACGTGCGTCAGGTGTCGGAAACCCTGAAAACGCGCGGCTATCAGGTAAATCCGCTGTTCCTGCTGCGCCACCCCCTGCTGTCGATGCGCCTGCTGTTCGTGCCGCTGGTGTTCCGCGCCCTGCGCGCGGCGGACGAGTTGGGCATTGCGGCGGAGCTGAAGGGGCTGGGCTACGCCGACAGGCTGCGCCCGTGCCGCACGGTGCATCTTGCCCGGCGCGACTGGGCCGCCATGGTGGCCGCGCTGGTGCTGGTGGCGGCGGGCGTGGGGCTGCAACTGCGCGCGGGCTGGGGCGGGGGAGGCATGTTCTGA
- a CDS encoding MptD family putative ECF transporter S component — protein sequence MKTTASAPGAPHLPALEVPEIPEAPARFSSVQSPPAPSPSVRSGAIRRSGTRYWAVRELVTVGVFAALTKVSSLLVALVGGGMNPLTLVLKNLVFTVLALVLLFKLRKPGTLLLFTLVNVLVSMLLMGGGFFLLPSMLVAGIAAEGIILLLGGYRNEMALVAGIACYDLLFKAGSFGVSWLFVREQPELLLFTGVVVAIGYVGALAGLPVGLRFLRELRHAGIVHE from the coding sequence ATGAAAACCACCGCAAGCGCCCCCGGCGCGCCGCACCTGCCCGCTCTGGAGGTCCCGGAGATCCCGGAGGCCCCGGCCCGCTTCTCATCGGTCCAATCCCCCCCCGCCCCGTCCCCGTCTGTCCGGTCCGGCGCCATCCGCAGGTCGGGGACACGGTACTGGGCCGTACGCGAACTGGTGACGGTGGGCGTGTTCGCCGCCTTGACCAAGGTGTCCAGCCTGCTGGTGGCCCTGGTGGGCGGCGGCATGAACCCGCTCACCCTGGTGCTGAAGAACCTGGTGTTCACGGTGCTGGCGCTGGTGCTGCTGTTCAAGCTGCGCAAGCCGGGCACCCTGCTGCTGTTCACGCTGGTCAACGTGCTGGTGTCCATGCTGCTCATGGGCGGCGGGTTCTTCCTGCTGCCGTCCATGCTGGTGGCGGGCATCGCGGCGGAAGGGATCATCCTGCTGCTGGGCGGCTACCGCAACGAGATGGCCCTGGTGGCGGGCATCGCCTGCTACGACCTGCTGTTCAAGGCCGGGTCGTTCGGCGTGTCGTGGCTGTTCGTGCGCGAGCAGCCGGAACTTTTGCTGTTCACCGGGGTGGTGGTGGCCATCGGGTACGTGGGTGCCCTGGCCGGGCTGCCGGTGGGCCTGCGTTTTCTGCGGGAGCTGCGCCATGCGGGCATCGTCCATGAATGA
- a CDS encoding TonB-dependent receptor — MREDIAPGRLKTAHGHMPARRTRGAARLLLAAATVLLLSPAAALAEETTAEAEEQPARTRDVVVTATRTEHDLKDVPSSAAVVDQEDLKRSPAINVADALRDVPGVEVFDLSVPGAKRVQIRGESGQRVLVLIDGQKISEQKSMDGAALLIDPNRIERIEVIKGPASVLYGSEAIGGVINIITKKGGEKPISVETSLTFDSSTDGFTEYLSAFGGMNGFKYRVSGSYNDQGNRRSADGEMDDTSYMSRDNSAFLGYDADKASFGVTYDEYWSNLNSMTPEGTTGDTLYNFDLDIPVWERRKAGAYAEFRDISELVSRVRVDGFYQEVTKEMINIIGVKPTAFLTVDQDQWTRNEQASWGGTMQVDLLPHENHHVILGYDMNLDDLDATTEILQTTTMFGSSTSTFTKYDYDATMDTHAVYLQDEWTLPADFALTLGVRQTWVRSELEDTNNPSLDTDTRSASHPVFSAGLTWAGIEDTTLRALFSQGYRFPNLQQLYIGTVHGSSDPTYPNPDLDPETSNNYEVGARYDNGALNLDVAFFMSNAKDYITTTAVTGGSQFTNVDEADTYGIEASAGYTFRSLFLTPYASGTWLKRHYDSGTLDTWDTGHPEYMGRLGVRFDRDLPERKLNLFADLYMRAAVDAREEYSDGTSDNYEAWETLNLSLGTKFGEERQHFVSLELLNILNRDYQTAASSIDEPGMHAVVKVGTTF, encoded by the coding sequence GTGAGAGAAGACATCGCACCGGGTCGACTGAAGACCGCCCACGGGCACATGCCCGCCCGACGCACGAGGGGGGCCGCCCGCCTGTTGCTGGCCGCCGCCACCGTGCTGCTGCTGTCGCCCGCAGCCGCCCTGGCCGAGGAAACCACCGCAGAGGCGGAGGAACAGCCCGCCCGTACCCGCGACGTGGTGGTCACCGCCACCCGCACGGAACACGACCTGAAGGACGTGCCCTCGTCCGCCGCCGTGGTGGACCAGGAAGACCTGAAGCGCAGTCCCGCCATCAACGTGGCCGACGCCCTGCGCGACGTGCCCGGCGTGGAGGTGTTCGACCTTTCCGTGCCCGGCGCCAAGCGCGTGCAGATTCGCGGTGAAAGCGGGCAGCGCGTGCTGGTGCTCATCGACGGACAGAAGATCTCCGAGCAGAAGTCCATGGACGGCGCGGCCCTGCTCATCGACCCCAACCGCATCGAACGCATAGAGGTCATCAAGGGCCCGGCCTCCGTGCTGTACGGGTCAGAGGCCATCGGCGGCGTCATCAACATCATCACCAAGAAGGGCGGTGAAAAGCCCATCAGCGTGGAAACCAGCCTCACCTTCGACTCGTCCACCGACGGCTTCACCGAATACCTCTCGGCCTTCGGCGGCATGAACGGCTTCAAGTACCGCGTGTCGGGCAGCTACAACGACCAGGGCAACCGCCGTTCCGCCGACGGCGAGATGGACGACACCTCGTACATGTCCCGCGACAACTCGGCATTCCTGGGCTACGACGCGGACAAGGCGTCCTTCGGGGTCACCTACGACGAATACTGGAGCAACCTGAACTCCATGACGCCGGAAGGCACCACCGGCGACACCCTGTACAACTTCGACCTGGACATCCCCGTGTGGGAACGCCGCAAGGCAGGCGCCTACGCCGAGTTCCGCGACATCAGCGAGCTGGTCTCGCGGGTGCGGGTGGATGGCTTCTACCAGGAAGTGACCAAGGAGATGATCAACATCATCGGAGTGAAGCCCACGGCCTTCCTGACCGTGGACCAGGACCAGTGGACCCGCAACGAACAGGCAAGCTGGGGCGGCACCATGCAGGTGGACCTGCTGCCGCACGAGAACCACCACGTCATCCTGGGCTACGACATGAACCTGGACGACCTGGACGCCACCACCGAGATTCTCCAGACCACCACCATGTTCGGCTCGTCCACGTCCACCTTCACCAAGTACGACTACGACGCCACCATGGACACCCACGCGGTGTACCTGCAGGACGAATGGACCCTGCCCGCCGACTTCGCCCTGACCCTTGGCGTGCGCCAGACGTGGGTGCGTTCGGAACTGGAAGACACCAACAACCCCAGCCTGGACACGGACACCCGCTCCGCCTCGCACCCGGTGTTCAGCGCGGGGCTGACCTGGGCGGGCATCGAGGATACCACCCTGCGCGCCCTGTTCTCGCAGGGGTACCGGTTCCCCAACCTGCAACAGCTGTACATCGGCACGGTGCACGGCAGCTCGGACCCCACCTACCCCAACCCCGACCTGGATCCGGAAACCTCGAACAACTACGAGGTGGGCGCCCGGTATGACAACGGCGCGCTGAACCTGGACGTGGCCTTCTTCATGTCCAACGCCAAGGACTACATCACTACCACGGCGGTCACCGGCGGCAGCCAGTTCACCAACGTGGACGAGGCCGACACCTACGGCATCGAGGCCTCGGCGGGGTACACCTTCCGCTCGCTGTTCCTCACCCCGTACGCCAGCGGCACGTGGCTGAAACGCCACTACGACTCCGGCACGCTGGACACCTGGGATACCGGCCACCCGGAATACATGGGCCGCCTTGGCGTGCGCTTTGACCGCGACCTGCCGGAACGCAAGCTGAACCTGTTCGCCGACCTGTACATGCGTGCCGCCGTGGACGCCCGCGAGGAATATTCCGACGGCACCAGCGACAACTACGAGGCCTGGGAAACGCTGAACCTCTCGCTGGGCACCAAGTTCGGCGAAGAGCGGCAGCACTTCGTCAGCCTGGAGCTGCTGAACATCCTGAACCGGGACTACCAGACGGCGGCCTCGTCCATCGACGAACCGGGCATGCACGCGGTGGTCAAGGTGGGAACCACGTTCTGA
- the hutW gene encoding heme anaerobic degradation radical SAM methyltransferase ChuW/HutW, which produces MYGKQGLPGGEATATTAAISTDTAADTTPHDAGQRLRACFAATDGDPLGNAFARKLAIHAGLGGTPVEEDRRADLLGHLLSRPRAGKTAAYVHVPFCETHCLYCGFYTKAYGPGESARYTDALLRELDMWAHAPAQDQGPVHAVYIGGGTPTALEAPDLLRLLQGIAVALPLANDCEITVEGRIHNFGPEKMEACLAGGANRFSLGVQTFDTELRRRMGRRAPREEIVAALRRLAAYDQAAVVIDLIYGFPTQTADSWRRDVETLLELELDGADFYQLNVFRGTPLFAAVEAGKLPPAADMAEQGRLFAEGIRLMHGARWRRLSSSHWGRTTRERNLYNQLAKGQAHCLAYGPGAGGMLHGHAFFIQRTYADWLAAVQGGGKPVMALMLPPASAGLARAVASAFEAGRIDPARLDAELGQPVARHAAPLLEQWRGAGLLERDGDWLELTVAGQFWQVTMAHLLINYLIREIEEEQPS; this is translated from the coding sequence ATGTACGGCAAGCAGGGCCTGCCGGGTGGAGAAGCGACCGCTACCACCGCCGCCATATCCACCGATACCGCCGCCGACACCACCCCGCATGACGCCGGGCAGCGCCTGCGGGCCTGCTTTGCCGCGACCGATGGCGACCCGCTGGGCAATGCCTTCGCGCGCAAGCTGGCCATCCATGCGGGGTTGGGCGGCACCCCGGTGGAAGAAGACCGCAGGGCCGACCTGCTGGGCCACCTGCTGTCCCGCCCGCGCGCGGGCAAGACGGCGGCCTACGTGCACGTGCCGTTCTGCGAAACGCATTGCCTGTACTGCGGCTTCTACACCAAGGCATACGGCCCTGGCGAAAGCGCCCGCTACACCGATGCCTTGCTGCGCGAACTGGACATGTGGGCCCACGCCCCCGCCCAGGACCAGGGGCCGGTGCACGCCGTGTACATTGGCGGCGGCACCCCCACGGCGCTGGAAGCCCCGGATCTGCTGCGGCTGCTTCAGGGCATTGCGGTGGCCCTGCCCCTGGCCAACGACTGCGAAATCACCGTGGAAGGACGCATCCACAACTTCGGGCCGGAGAAAATGGAGGCCTGCCTGGCGGGCGGGGCCAACCGCTTTTCGCTGGGGGTGCAGACCTTCGACACCGAACTGCGCCGCCGCATGGGCCGCCGCGCCCCGCGCGAGGAGATCGTGGCCGCGTTGCGTCGCCTTGCCGCCTACGACCAGGCGGCGGTGGTCATCGACCTGATCTACGGCTTTCCCACCCAGACCGCCGATTCGTGGCGGCGCGACGTGGAAACCCTGCTGGAACTGGAACTGGACGGCGCGGACTTCTACCAGCTCAACGTGTTCCGGGGCACGCCGCTGTTTGCGGCGGTGGAAGCGGGCAAGCTGCCCCCTGCGGCGGACATGGCGGAACAGGGCCGCCTGTTCGCCGAGGGCATCCGGCTGATGCACGGGGCGCGCTGGCGGCGGCTGTCGTCCAGCCATTGGGGCCGCACCACACGCGAACGCAATCTTTACAACCAGTTGGCCAAGGGGCAGGCGCACTGTCTGGCGTATGGCCCCGGGGCCGGGGGCATGCTGCACGGTCACGCCTTCTTCATCCAGCGAACCTACGCCGATTGGCTGGCGGCGGTGCAGGGCGGCGGCAAGCCCGTCATGGCCCTGATGCTGCCCCCGGCCTCCGCCGGGCTTGCGCGGGCCGTGGCCTCCGCCTTCGAGGCGGGGCGCATCGACCCTGCCCGGCTGGACGCGGAACTGGGCCAGCCCGTGGCGCGCCATGCCGCGCCCCTGCTGGAACAGTGGCGCGGCGCCGGGCTGCTGGAACGGGACGGCGACTGGCTGGAACTGACCGTAGCCGGACAGTTCTGGCAGGTGACCATGGCGCACCTGCTCATCAACTATCTGATCCGCGAGATCGAGGAGGAACAACCATCGTGA
- a CDS encoding MucR family transcriptional regulator, with protein sequence MDDMFKQALELVKAQATVRAMTVDEMTSMVGTLARSLQALSQDPAGAVAAESAPVPKGDVAKAIRESAVTCLECGKVCKIITAKHLALHGLDADAYREKWGIKEGTPLACKSLVRARRKKMKEMQLWERRKSAVGAKLKAEEAAPAAGMVAQAAPGKPKAKGRPKKA encoded by the coding sequence ATGGATGACATGTTCAAGCAGGCACTGGAGCTGGTGAAGGCGCAGGCAACCGTTCGCGCGATGACTGTGGATGAAATGACCAGCATGGTAGGCACGTTGGCCAGAAGCCTCCAGGCTCTGTCGCAGGACCCCGCAGGTGCCGTTGCGGCTGAATCTGCCCCCGTACCGAAGGGTGATGTTGCGAAGGCCATCAGGGAATCGGCCGTCACCTGTCTGGAATGCGGCAAGGTGTGCAAGATCATCACGGCGAAGCATCTTGCCTTGCACGGTCTGGATGCCGATGCCTATCGCGAGAAGTGGGGAATCAAGGAAGGCACCCCGCTTGCCTGCAAGTCGCTCGTGCGGGCCCGCCGCAAGAAGATGAAGGAAATGCAGCTCTGGGAGCGGCGCAAGTCGGCCGTTGGGGCGAAGCTCAAGGCAGAAGAAGCGGCACCGGCCGCTGGCATGGTTGCCCAGGCCGCTCCGGGCAAACCCAAGGCAAAGGGCAGACCGAAAAAGGCATGA
- a CDS encoding TRAP transporter substrate-binding protein yields the protein MERREFLRTAGIGATAAVAASTGIMQATDARAAKAPIKWRMQTYAGAALAEYVIKPQIDAFNKAANGEMVIELFTSDQLVSTSELFRAVQDGTIDAAQCDEDSMSSPSDVAIFGAYFPFATRYSLDVPALFEHWGLNDIWKEAYSEIKGVEWLGVGAWDPCNFATTKPIRSLADLKGKRVFSFPTGGKFMSQFGVVPVSLPWEDIQVALQTGELDGVCWSGITEDYTSGWSEQCKYYLTNNICGAWIGSYFANSKKWAEVPEHLKTLFKLTCDSSNYFRQHWYWWGEAHYRVNGGKMEMTSISDAEWGQVEAAAHKFWDETAKKSARCAKVVDILKKYNAEMVKAGRPYRY from the coding sequence ATGGAAAGACGCGAGTTTCTGAGGACGGCGGGCATCGGGGCCACGGCAGCGGTGGCGGCGTCCACGGGCATCATGCAGGCGACAGACGCCCGCGCCGCCAAGGCGCCCATCAAGTGGCGCATGCAGACCTATGCCGGGGCCGCGCTAGCCGAATACGTCATCAAGCCGCAGATCGATGCCTTCAACAAGGCCGCCAACGGCGAGATGGTCATCGAACTGTTCACGTCCGACCAGTTGGTCTCCACCAGCGAACTGTTCCGCGCCGTGCAGGACGGCACCATCGACGCGGCGCAGTGCGACGAGGACTCCATGTCCTCGCCCTCCGACGTGGCCATCTTCGGCGCGTACTTTCCCTTTGCCACCCGCTACTCGCTGGACGTGCCCGCCCTGTTCGAGCACTGGGGCCTGAACGACATCTGGAAGGAAGCCTACAGCGAAATCAAGGGCGTGGAATGGCTGGGCGTGGGCGCGTGGGACCCCTGCAACTTCGCCACCACCAAGCCCATCCGTTCGCTGGCCGACCTCAAGGGCAAGCGGGTGTTCTCCTTCCCCACCGGCGGCAAGTTCATGAGCCAGTTCGGCGTGGTGCCCGTCAGCCTGCCCTGGGAAGACATCCAGGTGGCCTTGCAGACCGGCGAACTGGACGGGGTGTGCTGGTCCGGCATCACGGAAGACTATACTTCCGGCTGGTCCGAGCAGTGCAAGTACTACCTCACCAACAACATCTGCGGCGCGTGGATCGGCTCGTACTTCGCCAACAGCAAGAAGTGGGCGGAAGTGCCCGAGCATCTCAAGACCCTCTTCAAGCTCACCTGCGACAGTTCCAACTACTTCCGCCAGCACTGGTACTGGTGGGGCGAGGCGCACTACCGCGTCAACGGCGGCAAGATGGAGATGACCTCCATTTCCGATGCCGAATGGGGCCAGGTGGAAGCCGCCGCCCACAAGTTCTGGGATGAAACGGCCAAGAAGAGCGCCCGGTGCGCCAAGGTCGTGGACATCCTGAAGAAGTACAACGCGGAAATGGTCAAGGCTGGCCGCCCCTACCGGTATTGA
- a CDS encoding TRAP transporter small permease subunit, with protein sequence MPNCIRLFVRYVDAVNRLVGRVVLYLVFVMMAVLLYSAVSRYFFHSPVIWGVEMAQFCMVAYYLLGGGFALLVNSHVRMDVFYGRLKWRNQAKMDVFTSFFLVVYLVMLLYGGLSSTWYSIEFNQRNNTAWGPSLAPIKILMAIGIALTLLQSISEFFKAVARSRGLLLGEEIPERLIVETGSAEPAEDRESAGMPDGAALASELAPAHALGSPR encoded by the coding sequence ATGCCCAATTGCATCAGATTGTTTGTCCGGTATGTGGACGCGGTGAACCGCCTCGTGGGGCGGGTGGTGCTGTATCTCGTCTTCGTGATGATGGCCGTTCTGCTGTACTCGGCCGTTTCCCGGTACTTCTTCCATTCCCCGGTCATCTGGGGGGTGGAGATGGCCCAGTTCTGCATGGTCGCCTACTACCTGCTGGGCGGCGGCTTCGCACTGCTGGTCAATTCGCACGTGCGCATGGACGTGTTCTACGGGCGCCTGAAATGGCGCAACCAGGCAAAAATGGACGTCTTCACGTCGTTCTTCCTGGTGGTCTATCTGGTGATGCTGCTGTACGGCGGCCTGTCCAGCACGTGGTATTCCATAGAATTCAACCAGCGCAACAACACCGCATGGGGGCCGTCGCTTGCACCCATCAAGATTCTGATGGCCATCGGCATAGCGCTGACCTTGTTGCAGTCCATCTCGGAATTCTTCAAGGCCGTTGCCCGGTCGCGCGGGTTGCTGCTGGGTGAGGAGATTCCCGAACGGCTGATCGTGGAAACCGGCAGTGCCGAACCGGCAGAGGACCGCGAGTCCGCAGGCATGCCGGACGGCGCCGCCCTGGCTTCCGAACTGGCCCCTGCCCATGCGCTGGGCAGCCCGCGCTAA